From a single Capsicum annuum cultivar UCD-10X-F1 chromosome 12, UCD10Xv1.1, whole genome shotgun sequence genomic region:
- the LOC107851682 gene encoding uncharacterized protein LOC107851682, with protein MAGKNVTTLQLVHCFLHITGEKTTSSLPLFLLRTIAAPQLHRRKPNDQQLLAAAAADLSSPEINGSSRTHSQMEPDYSSIYQRNIDNRMVEAENEDADDEL; from the exons ATGGCCGGTAAGAATGTCACCACCTTACAACTAGTCCACTGCTTCCTCCACATCACCGGCGAGAAAACCACCTCTAGCCTCCCCCTTTTTCTACTCCGCACTATTGCCGCACCACAACTCCATAGACGGAAGCCCAACGACCAGCAACTCCTCGCAGCTGCCGCCGCTGACCTGTCTTCGCCGGAAATTAATGGGTCCTCAAGAACCCATTCACAG atggaacctgattatagctcgatatatcaacgaaatattgataatagaatggttgaggctgagaatgaagatgcggatgatgagttgtag
- the LOC107851420 gene encoding meiosis regulator and mRNA stability factor 1, protein MKSLFPRPIFTILLFTNTSKSRTFFQISHFSTNFQNQVQFSYPSRRHEEEIRNVKVSVWWDFENCAPPAGVNVFKIAQSITAAIRANGIKGPIQITAFGDVMQLSRINQEALSSTGINLAHIPNGGKNSADRSLLVDLMYWVSQNPPPAHLLLISGDRDFAGVLHRLRMNNYNILLASPESAPSVLCSAASIMWQWNALLKGENLTGKHFNQPPDGPYGSWYGHYKAPLDDPFAVTGQPTNLRTKEVSEAVSEQQLRPIPKSIGRHIRNFLNLYPKGVSITALRAELVRSNLNIDRDYYGYKKFSRFLLAMPNVLKLHCGSDGNCLVRRVNPKVPEQSDNSGINAEPETNGEAEFGGTSNCMEDKSEKPLLPQSSEQKVTTSLRKLQGPQRVQEVSTEVNQSPPENVVAKASEGQLQTAEQHGSATEMAFLKRFWKRWFGNKETASGEMISNVNSKTAEKDVELKSNSEQSEGSPSFASGKDTSSKDLSHKHSEDTVQKRSQESNLLNQIKNWCRSWRSSNISDESGFKSHEESKKLELCPGTEELFSRESFCREFGSFLLSSHGSVLVLQSRTRAKMAQNLRQEGPSFLSSLSEDDALLLVDLLISDKKWVDECLSRTFPYKLSQQAIRASMKSNSSNLNGLSSVFRNTKDTSNLQSSQKLDGKRRHQNPPHTGVSRPVIQDSCSGESRNEVLIDCQKLVDDIVKQYPEGFSIKLFRSLFQERYGYLLDVNKLGYTKLSNLLQIMPGIKIESTYILPSIKVPKSPGLKTDDPSDQESGLSGTETNLDSESSSLPGKENDFDSRWEELGPVAKSGPSENIIKLESDGEAKDESSELTHGNYEAPLDRDFSDSDEDTSSSKKPDNEKSKVKDENSSLLQILDSWYGRKDGSENVDGMVESPTDGSKLLDTSLSVDQMEKPPTGRRQKTYSFVTDQPGDTKDKFIDDILGNLKKSGARSIETRV, encoded by the exons ATGAAATCCCTTTTTCCAAGACCCATTTTCACAATATTACTCTTCACTAATACTTCAAAATCAAGAACCTTTTTTCAAATCTCCCATTTCAGtacaaattttcaaaatcaagttcAGTTTTCGTACCCGAGTCGGCGGCACGAAGAAGAGATCCGTAATGTGAAGGTATCAGTATGGTGGGATTTTGAGAATTGTGCTCCTCCAGCTGGTGTTAATGTTTTCAAGATTGCACAGAGTATTACTGCTGCTATTAGAGCTAATGGAATTAAGGGTCCTATACAGATAACTGCTTTTGGTGATGTAATGCAGCTGTCTAGGATTAATCAAGAAGCGCTTTCTTCTACGGGGATTAATCTTGCTCATATTCCTAATG GTGGAAAGAACAGTGCTGACAGATCTCTCCTTGTTGATCTGATGTATTGGGTTTCTCAAAATCCTCCACCAGCACACCTCTTACTTATTTCAGGTGACAGGGATTTTGCTGGAGTATTACACAGGCTAAGAATGAACAACTACAACATTCTGCTAGCCAGTCCAGAAAGTGCTCCCAGTGTTCTTTGCAGTGCAGCTAGTATCATGTGGCAATGGAATGCGTTACTGAAGGGTGAAAACCTTACAGGAAAGCATTTTAACCAGCCTCCAGATGGTCCTTATGGTTCTTGGTATGGCCACTACAAAGCACCTCTTGATGACCCTTTTGCAGTTACGGGACAACCCACAAATCTTCGCACTAAGGAAGTGTCCGAAGCTGTTTCGGAACAACAATTGCGGCCCATTCCGAAGTCGATAGGGAGGCATATCCGCAATTTCTTAAATTTGTACCCCAAAGGAGTTTCTATTACAGCACTTCGCGCAGAATTAGTAAGAAGTAATTTGAATATAGACAGAGATTATTATGGATATAAGAAGTTCTCTCGTTTTCTTTTAGCCATGCCAAATGTTTTAAAGCTCCACTGTGGAAGTGATGGGAATTGTTTGGTACGGAGGGTCAATCCTAAAGTTCCTGAACAAAGTGACAATTCAGGCATAAATGCAGAGCCTGAAACTAATGGAGAGGCAGAATTTGGTGGGACAAGCAATTGTATGGAGGACAAGTCTGAGAAGCCATTGCTACCTCAATCATCTGAACAAAAAGTGACAACATCTTTAAGAAAATTGCAGGGACCCCAGAGAGTACAAGAGGTATCTACAGAAGTTAACCAGTCCCCACCTGAGAATGTGGTTGCTAAAGCAAGTGAGGGTCAATTGCAGACTGCAGAGCAGCATGGTTCTGCAACTGAAATGGCCTTTTTAAAAAGGTTTTGGAAAAGGTGGTTTGGGAACAAGGAGACTGCTTCAGGGGAAATGATCTCAAATGTAAATTCAAAAACTGCAGAAAAAGATGTAGAATTAAAGAGTAATTCTGAGCAATCGGAGGGTTCCCCTTCTTTTGCTTCTGGTAAAGACACCAGTTCAAAAGATTTATCCCATAAGCATTCGGAGGACACAGTACAGAAGCGTAGCCAGGAGTCCAACCTTCTTAACCAGATTAAGAACTGGTGTAGATCTTGGAGAAGCTCCAATATCTCGGATGAATCAGGCTTCAAATCCCACGAAGAATCCAAGAAGTTAGAACTTTGTCCTGGGACAGAGGAACTATTTTCAAGGGAATCCTTTTGTAGAGAATTCGGATCATTCTTACTTTCAAGCCATGGTTCCGTGCTTGTCTTGCAATCAAGAACTAG GGCCAAGATGGCACAGAATCTCCGACAAGAAGGTCCTTCGTTTCTAAGTTCTCTTAGTGAAGATGATGCTCTTTTGCTGGTAGACTTGCTAATCTCAGATAAGAAATGGGTGGACGAATGTCTTTCCCGAACCTTCCCTTACAAACTCTCTCAGCAAGCTATCAGAGCTTCAATGAAAAGTAATTCTTCCAATTTGAATGGGTTGAGTTCTGTGTTTAGGAATACAAAGGATACATCTAATTTGCAAAGCTCACAGAAACTTGATGGCAAGAGAAGACACCAAAACCCCCCTCACACTGGAGTTTCTCGGCCGGTCATTCAGGACAGTTGTTCCGGTGAGTCTAGAAATGAGGTGCTTATTGACTGTCAGAAGCTGGTGGATGACATTGTAAAGCAATATCCAGAAGGATTCAGCATCAAATTGTTCAGGTCTCTATTCCAAGAAAGGTATGGTTACTTGCTGGATGTAAATAAGCTTGGCTACACGAAGTTAAGTAATCTTCTTCAGATAATGCCTGGGATAAAAATAGAGTCTACTTATATTCTTCCCTCTATTAAAGTCCCAAAAAGTCCAGGTCTAAAAACAGACGACCCGTCTGATCAAGAAAGTGGTCTCAGTGGCACTGAAACCAATTTAGATAGCGAATCATCGAGTTTGCCTGGGAAAGAGAACGACTTTGATTCCCGTTGGGAGGAACTTGGTCCAGTGGCTAAGTCAGGCCCCTCcgagaatataataaaattggaGTCTGATGGAGAAGCCAAAGATGAATCAAGTGAATTAACACATGGCAACTATGAAGCCCCATTGGATCGTGATTTCTCTGATTCCGATGAGGACACCTCATCTTCCAAAAAACCGGACAATGAGAAGTCGAAAGTGAAGGATGAAAATAGCTCATTGTTACAGATTCTTGATTCATGGTACGGTAGAAAGGATGGCTCAGAAAATGTTGATGGCATGGTAGAATCTCCGACTGATGGTTCAAAATTACTAGATACTTCTTTATCAGTTGACCAAATGGAGAAGCCTCCCACTGGGAGAAGACAGAAGACTTATTCATTTGTGACAGATCAACCCGGGGACACCAAGGATaagtttattgatgatatattgggTAACCTAAAGAAGTCAGGTGCGAGGTCAATTGAGACGAGGGTGTAG